A stretch of Saccharothrix texasensis DNA encodes these proteins:
- a CDS encoding lipase family protein → MSAPTLNHRATGYDARQAYCMAKAAELAYQDRDGVEATAAGWGFDRVRHHHSTFSPPFAISDTRAYTMASPTMIVTAFRGTEPARLRDWLSDTTTPPWPGPANTGLVHYGFAEALRAVFPSVLAAVEELRDDEQTVWFTGHSLGGGLAMLAAAWLHFEEPALPAQGVYTFGQPRTCNHALADAYDRALSGRTFRVVNNNDVVAQVPPEPVFRHVAALRHIDSSGKVRTSTSVVGNLLDRGKGMTADPFAPAADGVRDHLVKAYVAALEKNLP, encoded by the coding sequence ATGTCCGCACCGACGCTGAACCACCGGGCCACCGGGTACGACGCCCGCCAGGCGTACTGCATGGCGAAAGCCGCCGAGCTGGCTTACCAGGACCGGGACGGGGTCGAGGCCACCGCCGCGGGGTGGGGCTTCGACCGGGTGCGGCACCACCACTCGACGTTCTCCCCGCCGTTCGCGATCAGCGACACCCGGGCGTACACGATGGCGAGCCCGACGATGATCGTCACCGCGTTCCGGGGCACGGAACCGGCGCGGTTGCGGGACTGGCTGTCCGACACGACCACCCCGCCGTGGCCGGGACCGGCGAACACCGGCCTGGTCCACTACGGCTTCGCCGAGGCGTTGCGCGCGGTGTTCCCGTCCGTGCTCGCGGCCGTCGAGGAGCTGCGGGACGACGAGCAGACGGTGTGGTTCACCGGGCACAGCCTCGGCGGCGGCCTGGCCATGCTGGCCGCCGCGTGGCTGCACTTCGAGGAACCCGCGCTGCCCGCGCAGGGCGTCTACACCTTCGGGCAGCCCCGGACGTGCAACCACGCCCTGGCCGACGCCTACGACCGGGCGCTGTCCGGGCGGACGTTCCGGGTGGTCAACAACAACGACGTGGTCGCGCAGGTCCCGCCCGAGCCGGTGTTCCGCCACGTCGCGGCACTGCGCCACATCGACTCCTCCGGCAAGGTCCGCACCTCCACGTCCGTGGTGGGCAACCTCCTCGACCGCGGCAAGGGGATGACCGCCGACCCCTTCGCCCCCGCCGCCGACGGGGTGCGGGACCACCTCGTGAAGGCCTACGTGGCCGCTCTGGAGAAGAACCTCCCCTGA
- a CDS encoding pyridoxamine 5'-phosphate oxidase family protein, whose protein sequence is MTGPTHAERTDTTGFHEGELAVQRLAGVSAAAARLSGMAAPGRLGLGATRFLAERTFAALTARDADGTLWLSPLTGPPGFLHTDSPTTLAVRTRPAEGDPLRDLPADQPVGLIAVEFALRRRLRVNGTLSDAGPRGLRVDVEQAFGNCPQYIQARRLRGAPVTAPGAAPVRRGTDLAPEDVDLIRRSDTFLLGTTHPTRGNDASHRGGAPGFVRVEDGKLWFPDYSGNNMFTTLGNLRSDPDAALLFSDFATGRTLHLSGRAEVEWTAPGVPGDDGRTGRRVHFTPRQVRAGHLLPLRAGPVAPAPDNPPLTAP, encoded by the coding sequence ATGACCGGTCCCACCCACGCCGAACGCACCGACACCACCGGCTTCCACGAAGGCGAGCTGGCCGTGCAGCGCCTGGCGGGCGTCTCCGCGGCCGCCGCGCGGCTCTCCGGGATGGCGGCCCCCGGCCGGCTGGGCCTCGGCGCGACCCGGTTCCTGGCGGAACGGACCTTCGCCGCCCTCACCGCGCGCGACGCCGACGGCACCCTGTGGCTCTCCCCGCTCACCGGCCCGCCGGGGTTCCTCCACACCGACTCCCCGACCACCCTCGCCGTGCGGACCCGCCCGGCCGAGGGCGACCCGCTCCGCGACCTGCCGGCCGACCAGCCGGTGGGGCTGATCGCGGTCGAGTTCGCCCTGCGCCGACGCCTGCGCGTCAACGGCACGCTGTCCGACGCCGGACCCCGCGGGCTGCGCGTCGACGTCGAGCAGGCGTTCGGCAACTGCCCCCAGTACATCCAGGCCCGGCGCCTGCGCGGCGCGCCCGTCACCGCCCCCGGCGCCGCGCCGGTCCGCCGCGGGACGGACCTCGCGCCGGAGGACGTCGACCTGATCCGCCGGTCCGACACCTTCCTGCTCGGCACCACCCACCCGACCCGCGGCAACGACGCCTCGCACCGCGGCGGCGCTCCCGGGTTCGTCCGCGTCGAGGACGGGAAGCTGTGGTTCCCCGACTACTCGGGCAACAACATGTTCACCACCCTGGGCAACCTCCGGTCCGACCCCGACGCCGCGCTGCTGTTCTCCGACTTCGCCACCGGCCGCACCCTGCACCTGTCCGGCCGGGCCGAGGTGGAGTGGACCGCCCCCGGCGTCCCCGGCGACGACGGCCGCACCGGCCGCCGCGTCCACTTCACCCCCCGGCAGGTGCGCGCCGGCCACCTGCTGCCGCTGCGGGCCGGCCCCGTGGCGCCGGCGCCCGACAACCCGCCGCTCACCGCACCGTGA
- a CDS encoding CGNR zinc finger domain-containing protein — protein MDTDAPLLGEPLPVELMNTIWADRDGVHDSLRDRDGIKAWLHAVAARTDLMAPGDLDALAAADLDRLGHRLIGLRDALRRLAAEVTGDPRPAAVADRGLEAAVTALNRAAGDTPRWSALSWTPGGAPSRHPRAGGPAASAAVSAIAEDAVALFGGDTRDQLRACLAPACVLYFLKDHPRREWCSAGCGNRARSARHYQRHRGTPA, from the coding sequence ATGGACACGGACGCGCCGCTGCTGGGCGAACCGCTCCCGGTGGAGCTGATGAACACCATCTGGGCCGACCGGGACGGCGTGCACGACTCGCTGCGCGACCGCGACGGCATCAAGGCCTGGCTGCACGCCGTCGCCGCCCGGACGGACCTGATGGCGCCCGGCGACCTCGACGCGCTCGCCGCGGCCGACCTCGACCGCCTCGGCCACCGGCTGATCGGCCTGCGCGACGCGCTGCGCCGGCTGGCCGCCGAGGTCACCGGGGACCCGCGCCCGGCGGCCGTCGCCGACCGCGGCCTCGAAGCGGCCGTGACCGCGCTCAACCGGGCCGCCGGCGACACGCCGAGGTGGTCGGCGCTGTCCTGGACGCCGGGCGGGGCGCCCTCGCGGCACCCGCGCGCCGGGGGACCGGCTGCCTCCGCCGCCGTCTCCGCCATCGCCGAGGACGCCGTCGCGCTCTTCGGCGGGGACACCCGCGACCAGCTGCGCGCCTGCCTCGCGCCGGCCTGCGTCCTGTACTTCCTCAAGGACCACCCCCGCCGGGAGTGGTGCTCCGCGGGCTGCGGCAACCGTGCCCGCTCCGCCCGCCACTACCAGCGCCATCGCGGCACACCGGCCTGA
- a CDS encoding HNH endonuclease: protein MAVGGSRKVRAARKRKRRMERAENDLSVAEWTALKAAWGGCAYCGAAGVPLQKDCVQALSRGGRYTLDNIVPACGSCNASKCNTEVTGWLRRKRLDERAFLLRHVEVNAELALRFGSLAVPAAAEPGEAAAAAGVVPEHQRQ from the coding sequence ATGGCCGTGGGAGGCAGCAGGAAGGTACGTGCCGCGCGCAAGCGGAAGCGCCGGATGGAGCGCGCCGAGAACGACCTCTCCGTGGCGGAGTGGACCGCGCTCAAGGCGGCTTGGGGTGGCTGCGCCTACTGCGGGGCCGCCGGCGTGCCCCTCCAGAAGGACTGCGTGCAGGCGTTGTCACGCGGAGGGCGGTACACGCTCGACAACATCGTGCCCGCGTGCGGATCGTGCAACGCGAGCAAGTGCAACACCGAGGTCACCGGGTGGCTGCGGCGCAAGCGGCTGGACGAGCGGGCGTTCCTGCTCCGCCACGTGGAGGTCAACGCCGAGCTGGCGCTGCGGTTCGGGAGCCTGGCCGTCCCGGCGGCGGCCGAGCCCGGCGAGGCGGCGGCTGCCGCTGGTGTCGTGCCGGAACACCAGCGGCAGTAG